A portion of the Oryzias melastigma strain HK-1 linkage group LG1, ASM292280v2, whole genome shotgun sequence genome contains these proteins:
- the LOC112137158 gene encoding C-type lectin domain family 4 member M, with translation MAVEYHVSQMTNMDVDDSQIAYKKLFSDARNIRFSVYALRNNPFKVASICFGLLCVLLLACFIGTKVHYSNVIGKQESEVKSLTTDKEKLQQNLKTLQQDKWNLEKTRNQLQEIRDRSAKTIDQQSSNINTLSDELFELKNKHKQLENTNSATNKELGQLKADKAQLLRDKEILVAAQTASDARYQSAAKLTKSMQESVNLVTKDRDIWQNKYNNATRLRDQLQMNYNSLIQKVEHLQEQYNHSTSEKDKITGSHQNLTIELQTLQTTYSIIKTAQNELQASYESVVQEKQQLQTRIANITEERDLLKIKAQNLTAERNQLQETVNQLNSTIQEKKCPAGWRKFKYSCYFTSSVKNTWQQSREFCQNNTGDLAVIKSEEEMAFINSLYSSDQEAWIGLTDGGIEGQWKWVDGTPLTQSFWAKGQPNSHQGRNQDCVEFWHRAKGNGDWNDESCSVKQNWICEI, from the exons ATGGCGGTCGAGTACCACGTCTCTCAAATGACAAACATGGATGTTGATGACAGTCAAATTGCCTACAAGAAACTCTTTTCGGATGCCAGGAATATTCGtttttcag ttTATGCACTGAGGAACAACCCTTTCAAGGTTGCCTCAATCTGCTTCGGGCTGCTTTGTGTTCTCCTGTTAGCTTGCTTCATTGGAACAAAAGTGCACT ACTCAAATGTAATAGGAAAGCAAGAGAGCGAAGTGAAATCCCTGAccacagacaaagaaaaactgcaacaaaaccTGAAGACACTGCAACAAGACAAATGGAACCTGGAAAAGACCCGCAATCAGTTACAGGAAATCAGAGATAGGTCAGCTAAGACAATTGACCAACAGTCTTCCAATATTAATACACTTAGTGATGAATTATTCgagcttaaaaacaaacacaaacagttgGAGAATACAAACTCTGCTACAAACAAGGAGTTGGGACAATTAAAAGCTGATAAGGCTCAGCTACTGAGGGATAAAGAAATCCTCGTTGCAGCCCAAACTGCCTCAGATGCACGGTACCAATCTGCAGCCAAACTTACCAAGAGTATGCAGGAAAGTGTCAATTTAGTGACCAAAGACAGGGACATTtggcaaaataaatacaataatgcTACCAGATTACGGGATCAGCTCCAGATGAATTACAACAGCTTAATTCAGAAGGTAGAACATCTACAAGAACAATACAATCACTCAACAAGtgagaaagataaaataacagGTAGTCACCAGAACCTAACAATTGAGCTGCAAACTCTACAGACCACATATTCAATTATCAAAACAGCACAAAATGAGCTGCAGGCTTCTTATGAATCTGTTGTTCAGGAAAAGCAACAGCTTCAAACTAGAATTGCAAACATCACTGAAGAAAGAGACCTGCTGAAAATCAAAGCACAAAATCTGACTGCTGAGAGGAACCAATTACAAGAAACTGTTAACCAGCTGAACTCAACAATTCAAG AGAAGAAGTGCCCGGCAGGATGGAGGAAGTTCAAATACAGCTGCTACTTCACATCTTCAGTGAAGAATACCTGGCAACAGAGCAGGGAATTCTGCCAGAACAACACAGGGGACCTGGCAGTCATCAAAAGCGAAGAGGAAATG GCCTTCATCAACTCTTTGTACAGCAGTGATCAAGAAGCCTGGATTGGATTGACTGATGGGGGAATAGAGGGGCAATGGAAATGGGTGGATGGGACACCACTCACCCAATC gttttGGGCTAAAGGTCAACCCAACAGCCATCAGGGAAGAAATCAGGACTGTGTTGAATTTTGGCATCGTGCAAAGGGGAACGGCGACTGGAATGACGAGAGCTGCAGTGTCAAACAAAACTGGATCTGTGAGATATAG
- the LOC112137520 gene encoding N-acetylaspartate synthetase — protein sequence MRPALHQLKTDLLLLPVFVIHNLKRQKLKLCSLHTFFFPLAALCFVVTMCWWVIALLPATVMCMRYFYSRCVISAYLREAMNSDMGDIEGYYMSTPGSCLWVAELKDKVVGVVAAAGQSGGAVELRRICVDRGYRRCGVGIILGQTVLEFADAHGYSSVVLGTTAYTPAAHQLYHSLGFIRVRMTNGYAMPGATQSLLERIFYRVHHHHYTIDLQSRKNISSGDC from the exons ATGAGACCAGCTCTACACCAGTTAAAAACTGACTTAttgttacttcctgtttttgtcattcataacttaaaaagacaaaagttaaaGCTTTGTTCTCttcatacctttttttttcctctggcaGCTTTATGTTTTGTCGTCACCATGTGTTGGTGGGTGATAGCACTCCTTCCAGCCACTGTGATGTGTATGCGCTACTTCTACAGCAGATGTGTGATCAGTGCTTACCTCAGAGAGGCCATGAACAGCGACATGGGAGACATTGAGGGGTATTACATGAGTACACCAG GTTCCTGCCTGTGGGTAGCAGAGCTGAAGGACAAGGTGGTGGGTGTTGTAGCAGCAGCTGGCCAGTCGGGAGGAGCTGTTGAATTGCGGCGGATATGCGTTGACCGGGGCTATCGGAGATGTGGAGTGGGCATCATACTGGGACAGACAGTTCTGGAATTTGCTGATGCGCACGGATACTCTTCTGTCGTCTTGGGCACCACGGCCTACACTCCAGCCGCCCACCAGCTCTACCACAGCTTGGGTTTCATTCGTGTGAGAATGACCAACGGTTACGCCATGCCGGGTGCCACACAGTCCTTACTGGAGCGCATTTTCTACAGGGTCCACCACCATCACTACACAATAGACTTACAAAGCAGAAAGAACATTTCCTCTGGTGATTGCTGA